Below is a window of Solanum stenotomum isolate F172 chromosome 7, ASM1918654v1, whole genome shotgun sequence DNA.
ttcatatatatatataaaataagatattTCACAGCTTCCTCCCTAATATTTTGGTTCCAATAAACCCCCAAAACCTCTGCTTAAACCCTTCGAAGTTCGAATCCAATCAACCACCACCAACCACCGTCAACCGCCATGAATTCCTTTAACGCCACCACCCCAAACTTCGACAACCTTCTCCTCCAGTCCCTAATGAACCGTCTCCAAATTCGTCCTCCTTCAAACCCAACTTCCTCCTTTTCCCCACAATCCCTCGAAGATCTCCTCTTCAACACTCTCCCTTTCTCCGACGAAGATGAAGACGACGACGATAAGGAGTCTTCTTCTTCCAAATCTCAGCTAGCGAAAGAAGAATCGAGGGTTGAGAAAGAGATAATCCGGACAATTTTAACTGGAAAAACTGATTCGCTAAAACCAAATTCGGGTCAAGCTGTTGCTATTGGTGAACATCATATATGTATCGGGTTTCATGAGGATACGGGTTCGGATTATCGGGTGTGGGAGTGGCATGGGCATATCATGCTTTTTGATGAGGAAAATGGGTATTCACCTGAATACATATACGGGAATTACTTTGAAAGAGTTAATGGTAAGCTTATGAAGAAGAAacaagaggagaaagaagaagaggagagtgagaaagaagaaaaggagaGTGATGAGAAAGAGGAGAAGGTTGGGAATTTGGGGTTGAGAGAGTTGATATCGTCAGGAGATTCGAATAATGAGGGTCGGATTC
It encodes the following:
- the LOC125871113 gene encoding uncharacterized protein LOC125871113; amino-acid sequence: MNSFNATTPNFDNLLLQSLMNRLQIRPPSNPTSSFSPQSLEDLLFNTLPFSDEDEDDDDKESSSSKSQLAKEESRVEKEIIRTILTGKTDSLKPNSGQAVAIGEHHICIGFHEDTGSDYRVWEWHGHIMLFDEENGYSPEYIYGNYFERVNGKLMKKKQEEKEEEESEKEEKESDEKEEKVGNLGLRELISSGDSNNEGRILRRNMNAGSTRV